A stretch of Paenibacillus mucilaginosus 3016 DNA encodes these proteins:
- a CDS encoding MFS transporter — protein sequence MDKAHSREASGSGGLSQAKLTQINHGIYQFANALSVIFVNLYLWRLTNDLWINGAFNLITLISAPLATIYIGRIAKQKDRLLAYRMGIFLTALFYLMILVARESMVDYYVLFALMKGVSTAFYWLGHFTMIYDVTKSGSRHKYIGFNQIITNSAMLAGPALAGILISRFDALHGYTVIYSLAFALFLAASLLSLKLKPAPMHHKTYYLRYTGLMVRKHPSYGRALAGWFVAGLPQGIMAYVPSIILYQALPEESFVGYMNVGFTGLAVLSSYLLARKARTEGTRTYLTQAALGFVLSSLPLLWGLQLWTVVLFMAVYSWVKPLQGNAFTAHYYDLSSGLPLGGHYRIEAVVMRETAINMGRALGVLIFMMFSGPQAQAWMPWVLVAVMASQLWIARLTDPPAAARVSAAG from the coding sequence ATGGACAAAGCGCATAGCAGAGAGGCCTCCGGCAGCGGGGGCCTCTCCCAGGCCAAGCTCACCCAGATCAACCACGGCATCTACCAGTTCGCGAATGCGCTGTCGGTCATTTTCGTCAACCTGTATCTCTGGAGATTAACGAACGACCTCTGGATCAACGGGGCGTTCAATCTCATCACACTGATCTCTGCTCCGCTGGCCACCATCTATATCGGCCGGATCGCCAAGCAGAAGGACCGCCTGCTCGCCTACCGGATGGGCATTTTCCTGACGGCGCTGTTCTACCTGATGATCCTCGTGGCCAGGGAAAGCATGGTCGATTATTATGTCCTCTTCGCCCTGATGAAGGGGGTCTCTACGGCGTTCTATTGGCTCGGTCACTTTACGATGATCTATGATGTGACGAAAAGCGGCAGCCGGCATAAGTATATCGGCTTCAATCAAATCATCACGAACAGCGCGATGCTGGCCGGTCCGGCGCTCGCTGGAATCCTGATCTCCCGGTTCGATGCGCTGCACGGATATACCGTCATTTACTCTCTGGCGTTCGCGCTCTTCCTGGCCGCATCGCTGCTGTCCCTGAAGCTGAAGCCGGCGCCGATGCATCACAAAACCTACTATTTGAGATATACGGGTCTCATGGTGCGCAAGCACCCCTCCTACGGACGGGCCCTGGCCGGCTGGTTCGTCGCCGGACTGCCGCAGGGGATCATGGCCTATGTGCCGTCGATTATCCTCTACCAGGCGCTGCCGGAGGAATCGTTCGTAGGCTATATGAACGTGGGCTTCACCGGACTTGCGGTGCTCTCATCTTATCTGCTGGCCAGGAAGGCCCGGACGGAGGGAACCCGGACGTACCTGACGCAAGCGGCCTTGGGCTTCGTGCTCTCCTCGCTGCCGCTCCTGTGGGGGCTGCAGCTGTGGACGGTCGTCCTCTTCATGGCGGTGTACTCGTGGGTGAAGCCGCTGCAGGGCAATGCCTTCACGGCGCATTACTACGACCTGAGCAGCGGGCTGCCGCTTGGCGGGCACTACCGGATCGAGGCCGTGGTCATGAGGGAGACGGCGATCAATATGGGCCGCGCGCTGGGTGTGCTGATCTTCATGATGTTCTCCGGTCCGCAGGCGCAGGCTTGGATGCCGTGGGTGCTGGTGGCGGTGATGGCCTCGCAGCTGTGGATCGCCCGGTTAACCGATCCGCCGGCTGCGGCACGGGTGTCGGCTGCCGGATAG
- a CDS encoding carbohydrate ABC transporter permease produces the protein MNQDKSFGSRVFDAVNYTLLALVGLITILPFVHVIAGSFTTVQELAEKQFVLIPTVFSLDAYRYILSTNTLFKAMGVSIGVTAVGTFVSMFLTSLMAYGLARRDLDGRGPIMFMVVFTMLFSGGMIPTFLVVKEMGLIDSYASLIIPGAINAFNLIIMRNFFQNLPDGLEESAKIDGCSDWGILFRIVIPLSMAAIATISLFYAVTYWNTYQQAILYLNDSTKWPVQVILRQIVILASGMSADTSDLGDGFTAPPEQTVKMAVIVVATLPILLVYPFLQKHFAKGALLGSIKG, from the coding sequence ATGAACCAAGATAAATCCTTCGGCAGCCGCGTGTTCGATGCCGTCAACTACACCCTTCTGGCCCTCGTCGGTCTGATTACCATTCTGCCTTTCGTCCACGTCATTGCCGGTTCGTTCACCACGGTGCAGGAGCTGGCGGAGAAGCAGTTCGTTCTTATCCCGACGGTCTTCTCGCTGGATGCCTACCGGTATATTCTTTCAACCAATACGCTCTTCAAAGCCATGGGTGTTTCTATCGGCGTAACGGCGGTCGGTACTTTCGTGAGTATGTTCCTTACTTCGCTGATGGCTTACGGACTGGCACGGCGCGACTTGGACGGCCGCGGGCCGATCATGTTCATGGTTGTCTTCACGATGCTGTTCAGCGGCGGCATGATTCCAACGTTCCTCGTGGTCAAAGAAATGGGCCTGATCGACTCTTATGCGTCGCTGATCATCCCTGGTGCGATTAACGCCTTCAACCTGATCATCATGCGCAACTTCTTCCAGAACCTGCCGGACGGCCTCGAAGAGTCCGCGAAGATCGACGGCTGCAGCGACTGGGGCATCCTGTTCCGTATTGTGATTCCGCTCTCCATGGCGGCGATCGCAACGATCTCCCTGTTCTACGCGGTTACTTACTGGAACACGTATCAGCAGGCCATCCTGTATCTCAATGATTCCACCAAGTGGCCGGTGCAGGTCATTCTGCGCCAGATCGTCATCCTGGCCAGCGGCATGAGCGCCGATACGTCGGATCTCGGCGACGGCTTCACCGCTCCTCCGGAGCAGACGGTGAAGATGGCGGTTATCGTGGTAGCGACTCTTCCGATCCTGCTTGTCTACCCGTTCCTTCAGAAGCACTTCGCCAAAGGAGCGCTGCTCGGATCGATCAAAGGTTAA
- a CDS encoding glycoside hydrolase family 88/105 protein, producing the protein MNGIESNAAAAALKNPIDWAQASCDALMAKYRPEQLPPEGRWHYHQGIFLYGMLKVWEATGNEAYLVYAKEYVDKLIDEYGSFKFARDELDAMMPGLLLFPLHAEFGEERYRIAAAKLRGMFHTLNRTSEGGFWHKDKYPYQMWLDGLYMGGVFAMQYARYFGEADLFDMVLYQESLMRRHMTDERTGLLFHAWDESRSFPWADEETGCSPEFWGRSLGWYGMALADFLDELPPEHPGREVVKAALRPFVEALIRYQDSATGLWYQVVDKGSEADNWLETSCTSLFIYTIAKAIRYGAVGEECRAAAERAYQGLIGRTRTDEFGLVVPEICIGTSAGDYTNYVTRPVSENDLHGVGAFILACAEMQKLQGLQK; encoded by the coding sequence ATGAACGGAATCGAATCGAATGCCGCCGCTGCTGCGCTGAAGAACCCGATCGACTGGGCCCAGGCCTCCTGTGATGCGCTGATGGCCAAATACCGGCCGGAGCAGCTACCGCCGGAGGGCCGCTGGCACTATCATCAAGGGATCTTCCTGTACGGTATGCTGAAGGTGTGGGAAGCGACAGGTAATGAGGCATATCTGGTCTATGCGAAGGAGTATGTCGACAAGCTGATCGACGAATACGGCAGCTTCAAGTTTGCCCGCGACGAGCTTGACGCGATGATGCCGGGACTGCTGCTCTTCCCGCTTCATGCGGAGTTCGGCGAGGAGCGCTACCGGATCGCCGCGGCCAAGCTGCGGGGCATGTTCCATACGCTGAACCGCACATCCGAGGGCGGCTTCTGGCACAAGGACAAGTATCCTTACCAGATGTGGCTGGACGGCCTGTATATGGGCGGCGTCTTCGCCATGCAGTATGCGCGGTATTTTGGTGAAGCGGACCTCTTCGACATGGTGCTTTATCAGGAGAGCCTGATGCGCAGGCACATGACGGATGAGCGGACCGGGCTCCTGTTCCATGCATGGGACGAGAGCCGGAGCTTCCCGTGGGCGGACGAGGAAACCGGCTGCTCGCCGGAGTTCTGGGGACGGTCCCTCGGCTGGTACGGGATGGCGCTCGCCGATTTCCTCGATGAACTTCCGCCGGAGCATCCGGGCCGTGAAGTGGTGAAGGCGGCGCTGAGGCCGTTCGTGGAGGCGCTGATCCGTTATCAGGACAGCGCGACCGGCCTGTGGTATCAGGTGGTCGATAAGGGATCGGAAGCCGACAACTGGCTCGAGACCTCCTGCACCTCGCTGTTCATCTATACGATTGCCAAGGCGATCCGTTATGGAGCCGTAGGCGAAGAGTGCCGGGCAGCGGCCGAGCGGGCCTACCAAGGCCTGATCGGGCGCACCCGTACGGATGAGTTCGGTCTTGTCGTGCCGGAGATCTGCATCGGCACGTCGGCCGGCGATTACACCAACTACGTGACGCGGCCTGTCAGCGAGAACGATCTGCACGGCGTCGGCGCGTTCATTCTGGCGTGCGCCGAGATGCAGAAGCTGCAGGGTCTGCAGAAATAG
- a CDS encoding glycoside hydrolase family 28 protein, with product MAIYDITSYGAQGDGLQDNTAAIAAAIEACSAGGGGTVYVPAGDYVTGPIVLRSHITLQLEAGSVLRFTPRFDAYPPVQTRWSGYEMWGYSPLIYGNGLKQVAIKGEGVIEGQGQAWWDAYRVIRAGGAAPASEHLPKLVELNRVLTDTVKSNIVEWQTQFLRPPLLQLMHCEEVVLEGITLQNSPFWNTHLVYCDDVSLRGVKFKNPSTTPNGDGLDVDSCSNVRISDCHFDVGDDCLCLKSGIDEDGRRVGRPTENVAVTNCTMLHGHGGVVLGSETAGGIRNVTISNCIFIGTDRGIRIKTNRARGGGVENVRISNIYMEDVLCPLAINAFYKHGIDESNPLLTSPEAVPVTEGTPVIRHIQISDVTAKNARAAAGFIYGLPEMPIEDVALRHVTFEMTLDPAEEGGEPDMVREERIMAGDGILCRHVQGLELHHVRVETRQGPALLLEDSREIEIDGLRMKKRHADTPVITMKNTDEVEVSGFREEKGQAPYLAKADPAAAK from the coding sequence ATGGCCATTTATGATATTACAAGCTACGGTGCACAGGGCGACGGGCTGCAGGACAACACGGCAGCCATTGCCGCTGCGATTGAAGCCTGCTCGGCAGGCGGAGGCGGGACGGTCTACGTACCGGCCGGCGATTATGTAACGGGACCGATTGTGCTGCGAAGCCATATCACACTGCAGCTGGAGGCGGGCTCCGTGCTGCGTTTCACCCCGCGCTTCGATGCGTACCCGCCGGTGCAGACCCGCTGGTCCGGCTACGAGATGTGGGGCTACTCGCCGCTCATCTACGGCAATGGGCTGAAGCAGGTGGCGATCAAGGGCGAAGGCGTGATCGAGGGCCAGGGCCAAGCCTGGTGGGACGCCTACCGCGTTATCCGCGCAGGCGGCGCGGCACCGGCCTCCGAGCATCTGCCGAAGCTGGTGGAGCTCAACCGGGTGCTGACCGATACGGTCAAAAGCAATATCGTCGAATGGCAGACGCAGTTCCTGCGTCCGCCGCTTCTGCAGCTCATGCACTGCGAAGAGGTGGTACTGGAGGGCATTACCCTGCAGAACTCACCATTCTGGAATACGCACCTCGTCTACTGCGACGATGTGTCCCTACGCGGCGTCAAATTCAAGAACCCGTCGACGACCCCGAACGGGGACGGCCTGGACGTGGACTCCTGCTCCAATGTGAGAATCTCCGACTGCCACTTCGACGTAGGGGATGACTGTCTCTGCCTGAAGTCCGGCATTGACGAGGACGGCCGCCGGGTCGGACGGCCGACGGAGAACGTAGCGGTCACGAACTGCACGATGCTGCACGGCCACGGCGGCGTGGTGCTCGGCAGCGAGACGGCCGGCGGGATCCGTAATGTAACGATCTCCAACTGCATCTTCATCGGTACGGACCGGGGCATCCGGATCAAGACGAACCGGGCGCGGGGCGGCGGCGTGGAGAACGTGCGGATCAGCAACATCTATATGGAGGATGTGCTGTGCCCGCTGGCGATCAACGCTTTCTACAAGCACGGCATCGACGAGAGCAACCCGCTGCTGACGAGCCCCGAGGCCGTACCGGTCACCGAAGGCACGCCGGTCATCCGCCACATCCAGATCAGCGATGTGACGGCGAAGAACGCCCGGGCGGCCGCCGGCTTCATCTACGGCCTGCCGGAGATGCCGATCGAGGATGTCGCGCTGCGTCACGTAACCTTCGAGATGACCCTCGATCCGGCTGAAGAGGGCGGAGAGCCCGACATGGTGCGGGAAGAGCGGATCATGGCCGGCGACGGCATCCTGTGCCGTCATGTCCAGGGCCTCGAGCTCCATCACGTGCGGGTGGAGACCCGGCAGGGCCCGGCTCTGCTGCTCGAGGACAGCCGCGAGATTGAGATCGACGGTCTGCGCATGAAGAAGCGCCACGCGGATACGCCGGTCATCACGATGAAGAATACCGACGAAGTGGAAGTATCCGGCTTCCGGGAAGAGAAGGGGCAGGCTCCTTATCTGGCGAAAGCCGACCCGGCCGCCGCGAAGTAA
- a CDS encoding family 43 glycosylhydrolase codes for MNVVTKSLSADLGNGMYLNPVLRGNYADPSIVRVGTDYYMTHTSYHALPGLIIWHSKDLIHWSPIGAALHENVGDVWAPEFIHYQGLFYIYFPANRTNWVITASSPEGPWSKPVDLKIKGIDPGHLVTPEGERYLVMSGGELVRLADDGLSVIGEPQHVYDGWKYPEDWEVEAYSLEGPKITYRNGYYYLTVAVGGTAGPATGHMVVSSRAVSPFGPWEHSPYNPIVRAASKKDRWWSKGHGTLVDTPEGEWWMVYHAYEKGLHTLGRVTMLEPVEWTPDGWFTIQPDIASHLSIAKPPGAAGPHGWPTEDGLRGGEIGLHWQCSGHLPQKRFHPGADGLVGDGRTEGSPLLYMAGHESYEVQVKVTVQGDAEGRLMLYYNDAHYLGIGASSKGVRHFRSFKNYGAMPCPETPVYLKIRNRENTVSFYFSTDGTAWSKYDKVVEASGLHHNTLGGFLSLRIGLDAAGEGNVTFTDFVYRPL; via the coding sequence ATGAACGTTGTAACCAAATCACTCTCCGCGGATCTCGGGAATGGGATGTATCTCAATCCCGTGCTCCGCGGCAACTATGCCGACCCGTCGATTGTACGGGTCGGCACCGATTATTATATGACGCATACGTCATACCATGCCCTGCCGGGCTTGATCATCTGGCATTCGAAGGATCTCATTCACTGGAGTCCGATCGGTGCGGCCCTTCATGAGAATGTCGGGGATGTGTGGGCGCCGGAATTCATTCACTACCAGGGTCTGTTCTACATCTATTTCCCGGCGAACCGCACGAACTGGGTCATCACGGCCTCTTCTCCCGAAGGGCCCTGGAGCAAGCCCGTCGACCTGAAAATCAAGGGGATCGACCCCGGGCATCTGGTCACGCCGGAAGGCGAGCGGTATCTGGTGATGTCGGGCGGCGAACTGGTTCGCCTGGCGGATGACGGGCTGTCCGTCATCGGAGAGCCGCAGCATGTCTACGACGGATGGAAATATCCCGAGGATTGGGAAGTCGAGGCTTACTCGCTCGAGGGACCCAAGATCACGTACCGCAACGGTTATTACTACCTGACCGTGGCCGTCGGGGGCACGGCCGGTCCGGCGACGGGCCATATGGTCGTCTCGTCCCGTGCCGTATCGCCCTTCGGCCCTTGGGAGCATTCCCCCTACAACCCGATCGTCCGTGCGGCCTCCAAGAAGGACCGCTGGTGGTCGAAGGGGCACGGAACCCTGGTTGATACGCCCGAAGGCGAATGGTGGATGGTCTATCATGCCTATGAGAAGGGACTGCATACCCTGGGCCGGGTAACGATGCTGGAGCCGGTGGAGTGGACGCCGGACGGCTGGTTCACGATCCAGCCGGACATTGCCTCGCACCTCTCCATCGCCAAGCCGCCGGGGGCGGCCGGTCCTCACGGCTGGCCGACCGAGGACGGGCTGCGCGGCGGGGAGATCGGGCTGCACTGGCAGTGCAGCGGGCATCTGCCGCAGAAGCGGTTCCATCCCGGAGCCGATGGCCTGGTGGGGGACGGCAGGACCGAAGGGTCCCCGCTGCTCTATATGGCCGGCCATGAGAGCTACGAAGTGCAGGTGAAGGTTACGGTGCAGGGCGATGCGGAAGGCAGGCTCATGCTCTACTACAATGATGCCCATTACCTCGGGATCGGGGCTTCGTCCAAGGGCGTACGGCATTTCCGGTCGTTCAAGAACTACGGGGCGATGCCCTGCCCGGAGACACCTGTCTATCTCAAGATCCGCAACCGTGAGAACACCGTGTCCTTCTATTTCAGCACGGACGGCACGGCATGGAGCAAATATGACAAGGTGGTGGAAGCCTCCGGTCTTCATCACAACACCTTGGGCGGCTTCCTCAGCCTCCGCATCGGCTTGGACGCGGCAGGGGAAGGGAACGTCACGTTTACCGATTTTGTCTACAGACCGCTGTAA